The genomic DNA ttattataataataccTTCCTTACATTGCAGTTGGAAGAGGTCAGTTTGAAGACAATTCAGCCAAACTACTCAATCAAAGTAGGCTTATAAAaggaagtttttaaaaaaatatttaaaggacAATATGGATTGAGCTTGTCAGGAGGGATGTATCCATTAAACCATGCAGTAAGCACTACTCTCATGCATAAAACAACGATTATAATAGTCAGGAGAGAACAGGTCTGAGAATCTTAAtctgtttgctttaaaaatataaatacatctacaacattaataatattacGGATCCCATTTTCCAAAACGCactgcagtaaaatatttgACTATAGGGTATGTACCAGTCCAATTACACAACAGTCATCCAAGAATTATGTTTTGTGGAGAATTATGCATCCTGATCTGTGCCTAAGTAGATGGAATCCTTTAGCAGTACTGCTGTCCACCAGGTGGCAGCCTTACCCATCTGGCACTGGTACATGTTTCGGGGGGACTGGTTGTGGTCAGAATAGGGGATGAAGTTGGCCACCACACTCAGCATGCTGTGGGGGAAGAGCTCCTGGTGTGTGGTCACCCCTGGCTCGATCTCTCCTTCAAATATCCCCACATTAATGAAGagctgagagagaaggggagagtgagagaaacacactGAATAACTGCTAAGTGCCTGGACCTATGCTGTACACATTACCAACAGGTAGAGCTATGAAAACCATGTTAGTGCAGTAGATCAGTGGTGCCAACcatgtgccatggagggccaagagtatgcaggttttcattccaaccaaacAGTACACTTGCTGATTTCACCAGTTAGTTCCCTCATCATTGGTTGAAGGtgtgttaattagtgaaatcagcaggggCAGACATTGGACGGCTTAACTGAatagtgtttttgtgtgtgaccaAACAGTTTGTCCCAAGCAGTATTGTACTGTTGtacaaaaagtattttgtatatGCTGCAGCACCAGATATCTGCTCTGCCTCCCCGTGCCATACCTGCTCAAATGTGCCAATGAGCTCCTCCTGTCCCAGCGCCAGGTTCTGGACGGGCCTCACCAGGCGGCAGGGCGTGGTGAAGAGGTGCAGGCCGGGGTAGACACTGGCCTTTCCTGTCTGAGGCACCAGAACTATCTCAGTCCAAGGAGGGATCTTCTTCTCCTTAAGCACCTGCAGGAGGACGGACAGTGAGGAAACGGAGAGGAAACTGTTCTCCACCATTCCAGGTGCATGATGGGGGCACCTGTGTCATTTGATGAACCCAAGAAAAATCACAGCATGTGAGCTACGTTGAGAAGCAGTGATGTGCCACAGTCTGGAGTCATGACTAGAGCATCGTGAAGCACTTATTCTAGAAGATTCCCTCAGAAAGAATCCATCATAGCCAGCGAGAGAAGCCCATATGGACAATTATGGTTCTCAGAGGATAACCAGACACTCTGCGGAGAAAGGTGTGAGACTATCCAACTCCACTGAGAGAGGTGTGAATATATGTAACACTGTTGGGAGACGTGTGACTGTCATAATGCCAGGAGGATGTAACAGGTAATGCTGCTCACCTTGAACTTCCGAAGGGAGTCCACAACCACAGGCGCAAGGTCCCTCTCCACCCAGCCCACCATGGCACCGTCCAGAACCACAGGGTAGCAGTCGGAGTACGGCTGGCTAGGGGTCCCATCTACGGGAGTGACGCCTGGGACGCAGCGGACGACAAACACACTCAGTTACACAGCACCCTGAGCACGCTGCCCGCCCTGCACACCgtgtaggggggaggggggcgagacTCACCCAGGGAGCAGAGCAGGCCgggcagggtggtggtgggatGGGCGGGGGCCACGATCTGGCTGTGGGCGGTCATGTGGTTCATGAGTCCGCAGGGCTCGCCGTCGGGCGTGTGCACGGGGCACAGGAAGCCCCAGGACTCGGGCAGCAGCCGCCGCACGGACGTGGTGCGCATCTTGGCGAAGGCGGCGCCCCTGTGGATGCACCGGAAGTGGGACAGGTAGCGGACGAAGTTCAGCTTGTCCGCCACGACGCATAGGCCCGAATCCTGCAGCATGCCTAaccctgaggaagaggagggggggttagaGAGGAGGCCAGAGACAGACTCTCACACTAAAGGACCCGCTCTGTATCTTTCTGCACCCTTTTTAACGCTCTTTTCCTGCTACAGAGCTGGAATCattattcaattacattttttgtgctttaGTGACACACGTGACCTCAACCCACAGGCATAACCAGCGTTGGCCCACTAACaaggagaggagggtggggttgCCCAGCTCGGCTCAGGTTGTTTGGGTGCCTGAAACTGGTGCCTCACCTAGGTTTGAGTGGACGTTGCTCAGGGGTATTACCTGTTTTGGAGTGCAGGTTGCCTGTGGCCAGCAGGTACTCAAAAGGCTTGGTCAGGTCTGTCCCCAGGTTGAACATTTTTGTGAGACCTTCAGCGTTTATTGGATTCTGGATGCGGTGAGCCCGCTTGTCCATGGAGAGTTTCACCGAAACAAGCCAGGCTGTCATTCTCTCCTGCAGTTGAGTAAAGTGATTAAGTATCCTTTCTTCCAAGACAAGAAGCAAACAAACCTTTTTCCTTCTCCCTGAAGGTTTGCCTTTgttgttaattttgttaaaatctCATATAAAAATTGgcctgagaaaaaaatgaaatgaataccaGAAAAaccaaactaaaacaaagccaAACCAGTTAGAATTTGCATATGAGCATCTACGAAGAAGAAAACTGTTTGGCATTTTATCCATTCAGCAAGCTGGATATATAGAGATGTAAAGTGGCAAAACTGCAGCGGCCCCTGGCtaggagtcaaacctgcagctctCTGGTCAAAAGCCCAGTTGCTTAACTGCAGCATGCTGCTACCCTGGGGTAGACCTGTGCGGCACACATCACCTTGAGGAACATCAGGTAGAGCCGGCCAGGCGTCAGCACCTCCTGACACATCAGGCTGTCAGGGTTCTCCTCCATGCACTCCTGCTTGGCGAAGCTGAACAACTTCCGGGTCATCAAGCACAGCAGGTAGAACTTCTCCACGTCTGACTTCAGGTGGATGCAGAGACACTGCCTGCCACAGTGAACAGGGAGAGGACATCAATTATACCATAATTTCTTGGTCTCTGGGTCAAATAGGCTGATATTTAGTCAGTCTGCATGCCACAGATTACATACAGGTATATATGAAAgttctgcatgtgcatgtgaataaTATGCTGTTCATGGAGTGGAGATTAGATGTTGACATATACGTGGTCAGGTTACCACCCAACATTAAACGACAACGCTGCCAGCCACCCACTCACTCCAGAAGAAATTTGGCACACTGTTCGTTGGTGAACCACTCTGGCATGTTCATCTTGACCCGGAAGCGCTCCCCGAGGTAGTCCAACACCTTCCTGCGGGTGGTGCAGCCCTCCTCCATGACGAGGCGGAGCATCTCCGACACGCAGCTCTTGTAGAAGGAGTTCTCCTCACGCCCCTTGATCAGCTCCTGGTAGATCTGGAAGTCTGTGAAGTCCACCAGGGCCTAGGTACAAGAAACCAATGGAATTTTAATCACAGGTAAAACAAGCCttggtttttatatttattggtTATACAGTTAACCAACGTACGAGGGATTCCCCAAAAATGAAAATCGCACGGTACATAGCCACGCATGTATAATTGTGCGAGAACTATAACTACAACTGCTACAGGCATACATATTTTTTAGGAACGGAGAATGAGGTGGTAGTACAATTAATTAATCACCCGAGTAAGCTGACTGGCTGTTTGGCTGTATGAGTTTAGCTTGAACCCTTGTGCTTGTAACTGGAGTAACATTGTGTACATTGGAGTTGAGCCCTAAAGGTTTTCTGAGGGTGCTATATGTGTGTTGAGGACTGAAACACCATTATTCACCTTCAGTGCGAATCCCAGGGGAATGAAGAAGAGTTCCTTCTGGTAGATGAAGTTGAGCATCACCGTGCCGTTGTCCAGGTAGTGCAGGTTCATGTTAATGGCGGTGTGCTCGTCTTTCACGCAGTGCATGGAAATACCTGGAACAAAGGGGGTGTGGTCATTCCCCACATGCTCTGAAAGCAACACAGGCCGAAAAACCAGGGAAGCTTCTGTACAGAGTAAGTCCATTCCAGATCGTACTAGAGGCAGGCAAGCGTATTCAAACATACCTGTTGGAGGCTTCTACTCCATATACTCGCCAGCTTCTAGTTAAAACCTGAGATGTCTCGGTGCAGTAGTTCAGTCCCTGACAATTATGAATTATTCTTTGTCCCGGCCTTGAATATGGTCATCTATTTGACCAGTCAGACTCTATAAGGACTAGAGTCTGGACTCTTCTGTAAAGGGCGGAGGTGAATCTCAAACTTACCGTACTGTGTGTAGCCCTGACCTCTACTCTTCCACTTAGGTCTTGCCATGGCGACGGGGAAGTTTCTCCTGGGCATGATTAGCATGCGGATGACCTTCTCGATCCCATTCACAATAAAATAGCCGCCCATTTCCTGAGACAGAAATGGAGGGATGACACTGAGTTCTCTGCTTGTAAGGGCCTAGGCCCAGAATGTCAGTGATGTGCTTTGAGACCTTCAATGACAAGCACAGGCCGAATCCAGGCCTGTGCGCTCATGactgtgtatgaatgtgtgtatgagagaaagGCAGCAAGTAAGATGCAGCAATGTGTAATTGACTGACTTATGTAGTTCAGTTTGGTGAGTTGAATCAGAGTGAGTTATAAAGTGTTAGACATATAAAACAATATAGTTCTCCCAAAAACACACTACCTCAGCCTCCTCGTGGTGCTCGATGAGTTCTTTGGGTGAGAGCCCATGCAGGTTGCACAGCTTAGACTTCACCATGATGGGCAACAGACCCAAAGACTGCTTGATGACGCCTTTGGGAATCCCGTTAACGGACCAGCTCACGTCTGCCTGTAAAGGCCGCGAAGAAAAGCTCAAGGTGAGGGACATTTGCGCACGCGAGTTTTTCAAGATGTGCAAAACTGTTGTGCTAATgaaaatattcatgaatgtttttgcatttcgTAGATACTCACAACCAGCTTCCCCCTGTAAGAGCAGCGGCGCCCCCTGCATTCTGCGGGGTACACCGTCATGTCCCGGCAAACACTCCCTTTGCCGACCACAGGTTTGTGGATCGTGGCTTCCACGAACGCCAAGCTAATCCGCTCATTTTTGAACATGAACTCCAGGGGAGGAATTGCCTACACCAACAAATACAATCAGGAAGCTTGTCAGGTTCTTTAGAAACGTTACAGAAAGTCAATAACTATCTGCTTGATGAAAACACCTTCGACCAAATGGACAAGTTCTAGCTAACATTAATAACAGTAaccacaacaataataataatgtctcaAACCAAGtcaaatatacagtaaagtGCTCTAAGTAACTATAACTAGCTAGCCACATGGTCTGTCTGCTACCAAGAAGCATACAGTTGCCTGTTTTACTTGACAGGTCAGACAATTAACAGGTCAAAGAACTGACAACATATTTCGCAAATGTGCGCAGCTGAGATTTGAGTCTTCCTTTGCCCATGAGATAATGTACGATCGTACGGTAGCCTACTCTTACCTGTACTGCGCGACATAATCCATCGCTAACCGCTTGGTCAAATGACTCGATGTGAGCTCTAACCAGATCCTGTACTGCAGCGTGCTGTTTCTCCGCGGGTATTCCGAAACCGGGTACAGTCAAGTTCTTCAAACTGGGAGCAGTCGGCAGGTTACTCCACTTCGGCGTAGAGTCCATGCTTGTTTTTAGCACAAGTTCTGTAGCTTTTTGGAATCACATGCATGTGGCAGCAGACAGGAAGTAGACATTGACTGACACAGGAAGTACAAACGTCCAAATAAAGATTATCTACGGTAGTGAGATTCTCGACTCAGCAACTGACAAACTTTAAAATCGCACACTACCTGTGCCCTTAGGTCCAGAACGAGCGCGCTACACCTTTGCCAGAAACATGGTAATCgacattgcattaaaatgttgCCATTACGCCGTGATCTATAATAACACCGTCTGATTCAGTAAATGAAAACTTTatctatttaatatttgtaaaaagAATTGTAAAAGCAATGTCCTTAACAATTTATCTTGATTACACTGCCTTGCTGGCTCAAttattctcaaataaattattaaagatGGAAGCCAATCGCAGTAGAATAATGTATAGCTAGTAAGTGATATGGAGTGGTGGTACCGGGTGGTGCTAAACAACTGAACTGCTATCAGTTGCATTTTagcatgaaatgcatttatgttcGGTGCTGACTGTTTCACCCTGCCCGCCACGGTGACAAGGGACACTGTAATTACTGGGAGgacaatgtgaaaataatgtaaatgcagGCGTCAAAATGACCCAGCTATTTAATGATTCATGAACTAGCTCTAACCTCTGACTTATCTGCAGGTATTCTGGCCCCAGCTTTGCATAGATGGCTTTCTGAAATAAAGCCATCTATGCAaactgctgttgtactcttgagcacaACAGCAGTTTGTAAGCTGATTTTCTACACAAAACATGCCAGCAGTGTCtaagaacaaaacattttgattaaaaacattGTGTAAATCCTACATAAGAGCATAtcctaagcaaaaaaacaacataaatgcaACATTTCTGTTCCCAGACCCTTGTGGTGTTACTGAAATTTAGAGAAAATGTTTGACACAATGAGAGGCTAGAAACATACAAGAGACAAATCAATAAgatgttacattttattatttatgatataATGCTCAGTACTGATACAACCAAGTTTACATGCAATAGACTGTTTAAGAGAGTAACACAGAATCAACAGATTTTTCAGACAACAGACACACTACATTTGAGTATGGTAACAAGAGCCGTGTATGGTAGGAATCTTTTTATAAAGTccatgtttaaatgaaaataaattgttttgttgCAGTGATGGTTTccttcatttaccatttatggTTTGTATTTGTCCTGTTTGTCTTACAGAAAAATGCTTCATGGGTGTCAGTCATTATGAATCCAAAGAACTCATACAAGGTGGGGGCAGAACAGATACAAGAATTCCACAGCCAGGTAAATAAACCTTTtactttgacccccccccccctccaccttaCAGAAATTCtcacaggaagaagaaa from Anguilla rostrata isolate EN2019 chromosome 18, ASM1855537v3, whole genome shotgun sequence includes the following:
- the polr1b gene encoding DNA-directed RNA polymerase I subunit RPA2; the encoded protein is MDSTPKWSNLPTAPSLKNLTVPGFGIPAEKQHAAVQDLVRAHIESFDQAVSDGLCRAVQAIPPLEFMFKNERISLAFVEATIHKPVVGKGSVCRDMTVYPAECRGRRCSYRGKLVADVSWSVNGIPKGVIKQSLGLLPIMVKSKLCNLHGLSPKELIEHHEEAEEMGGYFIVNGIEKVIRMLIMPRRNFPVAMARPKWKSRGQGYTQYGISMHCVKDEHTAINMNLHYLDNGTVMLNFIYQKELFFIPLGFALKALVDFTDFQIYQELIKGREENSFYKSCVSEMLRLVMEEGCTTRRKVLDYLGERFRVKMNMPEWFTNEQCAKFLLEQCLCIHLKSDVEKFYLLCLMTRKLFSFAKQECMEENPDSLMCQEVLTPGRLYLMFLKERMTAWLVSVKLSMDKRAHRIQNPINAEGLTKMFNLGTDLTKPFEYLLATGNLHSKTGLGMLQDSGLCVVADKLNFVRYLSHFRCIHRGAAFAKMRTTSVRRLLPESWGFLCPVHTPDGEPCGLMNHMTAHSQIVAPAHPTTTLPGLLCSLGVTPVDGTPSQPYSDCYPVVLDGAMVGWVERDLAPVVVDSLRKFKVLKEKKIPPWTEIVLVPQTGKASVYPGLHLFTTPCRLVRPVQNLALGQEELIGTFEQLFINVGIFEGEIEPGVTTHQELFPHSMLSVVANFIPYSDHNQSPRNMYQCQMGKQTMGFPLHSYQDRSDNKLYRLQTPQSPLVRPYMYDHYNMDNYPIGTNAIVAVISYTGYDMEDAMILNKSSWERGFGHGCVYKTELVDLAEKTKGEDCLVFGVKPGDPKVMDKLDADGLPPIGAVLQYGDPFYGYINLNTGQSFVTFYKSKESCVVDNIKVCSNDAGTGRFKRVCMTVRVPRNPTIGDKFASRHGQKGILSRLWPAEDMPFTESGMTPDILFNPHGFPSRMTIGMLIESMAGKSGALHGACHDATPFRFSEESPALEHFGDMLRAAGYNHYGTERLYSGLSGRELEADIFIGVVYYQRLRHMVSDKFQVRTTGARDKVTNQPVGGRNIQGGIRFGEMERDALLAHGSSFLLHDRLFKCSDRSVAQVCMDCGSLLSPLLEKPPPYWSATRHRKTVCTLCGKSQSIDVVSVPYVFRYFVAELAAMNIKVKLDIK